A single region of the Haladaptatus paucihalophilus DX253 genome encodes:
- a CDS encoding DUF7343 domain-containing protein: MFGPRNRDWWSICAILVAFLVVGVALVPASVGGKGEADTGRIISINRTGNGVVTTTNGVTYVWQSEKYTANVTYQINASEGKYSVCLYDNRTGSDPEELDCQSTTIGNGSKATVSLNGSNATKTGERTLYFRLRPTFGSNVPTFDSRSINQTVITKEGDLDQDGLTNEFEVSKIRTDDWPKDAFNDPDMDSDGINDGEEIHKRKTNPISNDTDGDGLLDGKEILVGTNPRNADSDGDGIDDGTDPKPMSTADTTSSTATTGGGQGKSGGFSGLQWFLIGLLGFAIGGGAVAFWRNNHDNDEPNANASTPVVGDTPPPSPTEPAENEKEDDILTDEGLVLKLLNENRGRMKQVDIVDETGWSKSKVSRLLSRMEERGDINRLRVGRGNIVYLDGAKPSGARSPHEEDSYS, encoded by the coding sequence ATGTTCGGTCCCCGGAACCGTGACTGGTGGTCTATCTGCGCTATCCTTGTCGCTTTCCTCGTCGTCGGTGTCGCGTTGGTTCCGGCGTCAGTCGGAGGGAAAGGCGAGGCAGATACCGGACGGATTATCTCGATAAATCGAACCGGTAACGGCGTCGTCACGACGACGAACGGCGTGACGTACGTCTGGCAATCGGAGAAATACACCGCCAATGTCACATATCAGATAAACGCGAGCGAGGGAAAGTACTCGGTCTGCCTGTACGATAACCGTACCGGCAGCGACCCGGAGGAACTCGACTGTCAGAGCACGACGATCGGAAACGGGTCGAAAGCGACCGTCTCGCTCAACGGTTCCAACGCGACGAAAACCGGCGAGCGAACGCTCTACTTCCGCCTTCGACCGACTTTCGGGAGCAACGTCCCCACGTTCGACAGCCGCAGTATCAATCAGACGGTCATCACGAAAGAGGGCGACCTCGACCAGGACGGTCTGACGAACGAGTTCGAGGTCTCGAAAATACGAACGGACGATTGGCCGAAGGACGCGTTCAACGACCCCGACATGGACAGTGACGGCATCAACGACGGGGAAGAGATACACAAACGGAAGACGAATCCGATCAGCAACGACACCGACGGCGACGGTCTCCTCGACGGAAAGGAGATCCTCGTCGGGACGAACCCGAGGAACGCGGACAGCGACGGTGACGGGATAGACGACGGAACGGACCCGAAACCGATGAGCACGGCGGACACCACGTCGTCCACGGCGACCACGGGTGGAGGTCAGGGAAAATCTGGAGGATTCTCCGGCCTACAATGGTTCCTTATCGGCCTCCTCGGATTCGCTATCGGCGGTGGTGCGGTTGCCTTCTGGCGAAACAACCACGATAACGACGAACCGAATGCAAACGCATCGACGCCGGTTGTCGGTGACACACCACCACCATCACCGACCGAACCGGCGGAGAACGAGAAGGAGGACGACATCCTCACAGACGAAGGACTCGTGCTCAAGCTGCTCAACGAGAACCGCGGACGGATGAAACAAGTCGATATCGTCGACGAAACCGGGTGGTCGAAGTCGAAAGTCAGCAGACTTCTCTCCCGGATGGAAGAACGGGGCGACATCAACCGATTGCGCGTCGGTCGGGGGAACATTGTGTACCTCGATGGCGCGAAACCCAGCGGCGCACGGTCGCCACACGAAGAGGATTCGTATAGCTAA